In Bacillus sp. NP247, one DNA window encodes the following:
- the ileS gene encoding isoleucine--tRNA ligase, whose amino-acid sequence MKKVDVKESAVGRETRIRKQWNEQRIFEQSIQNREGAQSFVFYEGPPTANGLPHVGHALGRAIKDLVARYKTMAGYKVLRKAGWDTHGLPVELGVEKQLGISGKHEIEEYGIEPFIQKCKESVFTYEKQWREFTESIGYWVDMDDPYVTLENPYIESVWNILGTIHEKGLLYKGHRVSPYCPSCQTSLSSHEVAQGYKVVKDLSATVKFKVKDSENEYFLGWTTTPWTLPANVALAVHPNMEYVKAKQEESVYIVAKDRVQEVLKDDYEVVSVHKGEELLNISYTAPFPMKEVTNGYRVIAADFVTADSGTGLVHIAPAYGEDDYKVVQSEGLSFLHVVDEKGEYTDAVPFLKGKFVKECDVDIVRYLAKEDLLYHKEKYEHSYPHCWRCDSPLLYYAGESWLIRTTEIKETFLQNNNSVTWYPDHMKHGRFGKFLENMVDWNISRNRYWGTPLNVWECENCEHQFSPKSIAELRKHSTKETPEDLELHKPYVDEVQVCCEKCGSTMNRTPEVIDVWFDSGSMPFAQYHYPFENKELFEEQFPADVIAEGIDQTRGWFYSLLAVSALYTGKVPYKRVLSLGHVLDEEGQKMSKSKGNALDPVDLVEKFGADALRWALLVDSAPWNAKRFSERTVLEAKSKFVDTLVNVYSFYVLYANLDEYNSKETYDVKRTKLDEWVLSRLHSTTKKVRTALDDYQFTNAAREIAALVDEVSNWYVRRSRNRFWESGMNPEKAAAYETLHEVLVTISKLIAPFTPFVAEDIHLNLEGSSVHLADYPVVNESLIQPQLEAEMDAVLQVVELGRSNRNQHSLKVKQPLAELVLLEHNENDIDWESYRDIVMDELNVKAFHVELDESKYTSYQLKLNFKTAGPKFGKNVNAVNSWLKQLSQEEVQNFVSTERAVYEAASGEEVVVTAEDVLVEKVAKSGFSNTTNGQYTVMLDTNVTEELLQEGVAREFIRAVQEYRKQLNLPVNLRVDVILDTEEELQQTLTNYKNLLEENLLVKQFTFGHLTNEDDELSLGETKVRIKLKAAN is encoded by the coding sequence ATGAAGAAAGTAGATGTAAAAGAGTCAGCTGTAGGGAGAGAAACACGTATTCGTAAGCAGTGGAACGAACAACGTATTTTCGAGCAATCAATTCAGAATCGAGAAGGTGCACAATCTTTTGTGTTTTATGAAGGGCCACCAACGGCGAATGGATTACCACACGTTGGCCATGCACTTGGGCGGGCGATTAAAGATTTAGTAGCGAGATATAAAACGATGGCTGGATATAAAGTGTTAAGAAAAGCCGGATGGGATACACATGGATTACCTGTAGAATTAGGTGTTGAAAAGCAACTTGGTATTTCAGGTAAACATGAAATCGAAGAGTATGGCATTGAACCATTTATTCAAAAGTGTAAAGAGAGTGTATTCACATATGAGAAGCAGTGGCGTGAATTTACGGAGAGTATTGGATATTGGGTGGATATGGATGATCCGTACGTTACTTTAGAGAATCCATATATCGAAAGTGTATGGAATATTTTAGGGACGATTCATGAAAAAGGCTTGTTATATAAAGGGCATAGAGTTTCACCGTACTGCCCAAGCTGTCAAACATCGCTTAGTTCACATGAAGTTGCACAAGGGTACAAAGTGGTTAAAGATTTAAGCGCAACGGTTAAGTTTAAAGTGAAAGATAGTGAAAATGAATATTTCCTTGGATGGACAACAACACCGTGGACGCTTCCAGCGAATGTTGCACTTGCCGTACATCCGAATATGGAATACGTGAAAGCAAAACAAGAAGAATCAGTGTATATTGTTGCAAAAGATCGTGTGCAAGAAGTGCTAAAAGATGATTATGAAGTAGTCTCTGTTCATAAAGGAGAAGAATTATTAAATATTTCATATACAGCACCGTTTCCGATGAAAGAAGTTACAAATGGATACCGTGTTATTGCGGCAGATTTTGTAACTGCAGATAGTGGAACAGGACTCGTTCATATCGCTCCAGCATATGGGGAGGACGATTATAAAGTCGTTCAAAGTGAAGGGTTATCGTTCTTACATGTTGTAGATGAAAAAGGTGAGTATACAGATGCAGTACCATTTCTTAAAGGTAAGTTTGTAAAAGAATGTGACGTTGATATCGTTCGCTATTTAGCGAAAGAGGACTTGTTATATCATAAAGAAAAATATGAGCATAGCTATCCACACTGTTGGCGCTGTGATTCTCCGTTACTTTATTATGCAGGAGAAAGCTGGTTAATCCGCACTACTGAAATTAAAGAAACATTTTTACAAAATAATAATTCTGTCACGTGGTATCCAGATCATATGAAACATGGACGCTTTGGTAAGTTTTTAGAAAATATGGTGGATTGGAACATTAGCCGAAATAGATATTGGGGAACACCGTTAAACGTATGGGAATGTGAAAACTGTGAGCATCAATTTTCACCGAAAAGTATTGCTGAATTAAGAAAGCATAGTACAAAAGAAACGCCTGAAGATTTAGAATTGCATAAGCCATATGTAGATGAAGTGCAAGTTTGTTGTGAAAAATGCGGAAGTACAATGAATCGTACACCAGAAGTAATTGATGTTTGGTTTGATAGTGGTTCCATGCCGTTTGCACAATATCATTACCCGTTTGAAAATAAAGAGTTGTTTGAAGAACAGTTTCCAGCAGATGTTATCGCAGAAGGAATTGATCAAACACGCGGCTGGTTTTATAGTTTATTAGCGGTATCAGCACTATATACAGGGAAAGTACCATATAAACGAGTGTTATCACTAGGGCATGTTTTAGATGAAGAAGGACAGAAAATGTCTAAAAGTAAAGGCAATGCACTAGATCCTGTTGATTTAGTAGAGAAGTTTGGTGCGGATGCACTAAGATGGGCTCTACTCGTTGACAGTGCTCCGTGGAATGCGAAGCGTTTTTCTGAAAGAACCGTACTGGAAGCAAAATCTAAATTTGTAGATACATTAGTCAATGTGTATAGTTTTTACGTTTTATATGCAAATTTAGATGAGTATAATTCGAAAGAAACGTATGATGTAAAGCGGACGAAATTAGATGAATGGGTATTATCAAGATTGCATAGCACAACGAAAAAGGTAAGAACGGCACTTGATGATTATCAGTTCACGAATGCAGCCCGTGAAATTGCAGCGCTTGTAGATGAAGTAAGTAACTGGTATGTAAGACGTTCACGCAATCGTTTTTGGGAATCTGGTATGAATCCTGAAAAAGCAGCTGCGTATGAAACGCTTCATGAAGTGCTTGTAACAATTAGTAAATTAATTGCACCATTTACACCATTTGTCGCTGAAGATATTCATCTGAATTTAGAAGGAAGCAGCGTTCATTTAGCCGATTATCCAGTTGTAAACGAATCACTTATTCAGCCCCAGTTAGAAGCGGAAATGGATGCTGTTTTACAAGTTGTTGAACTTGGAAGAAGTAATCGTAATCAACATTCATTAAAAGTAAAACAGCCGTTAGCAGAGCTTGTATTACTTGAGCATAACGAGAATGATATCGATTGGGAATCTTATCGTGATATCGTAATGGATGAGCTAAATGTTAAAGCGTTCCATGTTGAACTCGATGAATCGAAATACACATCATATCAATTAAAGCTGAATTTTAAAACAGCGGGACCGAAGTTTGGTAAAAATGTGAATGCAGTAAACAGCTGGTTAAAACAATTATCACAAGAAGAAGTACAAAACTTTGTATCTACAGAAAGAGCAGTTTACGAAGCAGCATCAGGAGAGGAAGTAGTTGTAACGGCTGAAGATGTATTGGTAGAGAAAGTTGCAAAATCAGGATTCTCCAATACGACTAACGGACAATATACGGTTATGTTAGATACGAATGTAACGGAGGAATTGTTACAAGAAGGGGTAGCACGTGAATTTATTCGTGCGGTTCAAGAATATCGTAAACAGTTGAATTTACCGGTTAATTTACGAGTGGATGTAATTCTTGATACAGAAGAAGAACTACAGCAAACGTTAACGAATTATAAAAATCTATTGGAAGAAAACTTACTCGTCAAGCAATTTACATTTGGTCACTTAACGAATGAGGACGATGAACTTTCTTTAGGTGAGACAAAAGTCCGAATTAAATTAAAAGCGGCTAATTAA
- a CDS encoding DUF418 domain-containing protein has protein sequence MKTKKRIIGLDFARAWAMFGMLLVNFMVITGAEGNGPPLLKTFMSLLEGRASALFVILAGIGITLMTKSSVASQEKIKINTSRILIWKRSLFLFILGLILYVMEWTGDILHYYGVYLFIAALLITVRRTILIWLSIIILLAAQYLQLTFNAFEGWGGTIPFINYIDFWTLTGFLRNLFFNGYHPIFPWFSFFLIGMIIGRLDLHNRKIRHWLLLLGLTVTVIIELLSKGLTHLFIPYIGEAASTFLFNTGPILPNILYVASATGSAIAILIICLHLTEKYENNWFITSIVQTGQLTLTHYVSHVFIGIGLLILLNRMEHQTLLFVLLFATGFFIFSVLFSVLWRKKFSKGPIEWIMRKLAG, from the coding sequence ATGAAAACTAAAAAACGAATTATCGGCTTAGATTTTGCTAGAGCGTGGGCGATGTTTGGAATGTTACTAGTTAATTTCATGGTGATCACAGGGGCGGAAGGAAATGGGCCTCCTCTGTTAAAAACCTTTATGTCACTTTTGGAAGGTAGAGCTTCTGCCTTGTTTGTTATACTTGCGGGGATTGGCATAACTTTAATGACTAAATCATCTGTTGCTAGCCAAGAGAAAATAAAAATCAATACCAGCCGAATATTGATTTGGAAACGATCACTATTCTTATTTATTTTAGGATTAATATTGTATGTAATGGAATGGACGGGAGATATCTTACACTACTACGGCGTTTACCTTTTCATCGCTGCATTACTAATTACTGTACGAAGAACTATACTAATATGGCTTTCTATCATTATTTTACTTGCTGCACAATATCTCCAACTTACTTTCAACGCCTTCGAAGGATGGGGAGGCACAATCCCATTTATAAACTATATAGACTTTTGGACCTTAACAGGTTTTCTTCGCAACTTATTTTTTAATGGCTATCACCCTATTTTCCCATGGTTTTCTTTCTTCTTAATCGGTATGATAATTGGCAGGTTAGATCTTCATAATAGGAAAATTAGACATTGGTTGCTCTTACTTGGTTTAACAGTAACCGTAATTATAGAGCTATTATCAAAAGGGTTAACACACCTTTTTATCCCATACATTGGTGAAGCAGCCTCTACATTTTTGTTTAACACAGGACCCATTTTACCCAATATATTATACGTCGCATCCGCTACAGGATCCGCTATTGCTATATTAATAATTTGCCTCCATCTTACTGAAAAATATGAAAATAATTGGTTTATTACATCCATTGTACAAACCGGTCAATTAACATTAACTCATTATGTAAGTCATGTATTTATCGGTATTGGGCTATTGATTCTATTAAATAGGATGGAACATCAAACACTATTATTCGTTTTACTATTTGCTACTGGATTTTTCATTTTCAGTGTTTTATTTAGCGTGTTATGGAGAAAGAAATTTTCTAAAGGCCCCATCGAATGGATTATGAGGAAATTAGCCGGATAA
- a CDS encoding TetR/AcrR family transcriptional regulator, with product MSKSEETLSSIVEASYRLFAMHGIAKTTYSMIAEEVGIAKPSIYYYFKSKDALIESIFNELCEAMQFSSFFHTEEFTKENFIEKCIEIGFKMIDEQQKDPYFNRVLQEYVLLSSRNDMYKDRLLTVQTEYLNGFESLLKKANELQLIQNKNLVSKAHMLALVLDNIGNFMMLDVNMNYKQIWIEAVHSIFERSDSYEN from the coding sequence ATGAGCAAAAGTGAAGAAACACTCTCTTCCATAGTGGAAGCAAGCTATCGACTGTTTGCTATGCATGGTATTGCCAAAACGACCTATTCAATGATTGCTGAGGAAGTTGGTATCGCCAAGCCGTCTATTTATTATTACTTTAAATCTAAAGATGCATTAATCGAAAGTATTTTTAATGAATTATGCGAAGCGATGCAGTTCTCCTCTTTCTTCCATACAGAAGAGTTTACGAAAGAGAATTTCATTGAAAAATGTATTGAAATTGGCTTTAAAATGATAGACGAACAACAGAAAGATCCTTATTTTAATCGTGTATTACAAGAATATGTATTACTATCTTCAAGAAACGATATGTACAAAGATCGATTACTAACTGTACAAACAGAATATTTAAACGGATTTGAATCACTCCTAAAAAAAGCAAATGAACTTCAACTCATCCAAAATAAAAATCTAGTTTCAAAAGCTCATATGTTGGCATTAGTACTTGATAATATCGGAAACTTCATGATGCTTGATGTAAATATGAATTATAAACAAATATGGATTGAAGCTGTCCACAGCATATTCGAAAGAAGTGATTCTTATGAAAACTAA
- a CDS encoding M36 family metallopeptidase, whose translation MLNKKMVAMAMTVPLVMGTISTVSALEKQQQVKLEAYSPQKKAIEYLKGHATEYGLKADLSDLQYISTTETSAASYVRFQQVVNGAPVFSKQITVTLNGQGQGVLAVSDYQAVQSVKEVAKKISEKDAEQKSMAYVGGESEQNLWAPTEKEFGYIVEEGVAIPVYKVVVHSNNPFGAWETFIDAENGKLIKKVDINRKAEGTGKVFLPNPVVSSGSLAGLKDNNDADSTALNNQLKTVTLKGLDGTGFLIGEYVTISSKAKTKSTNLQFNFTRANDSFEDVMSYYHIDTLQRYIQGLGFKNINNRSIKVNVNGTTDDNSFYSPSTKALTFGTGGVDDAEDAGIIAHEYGHSIQDNQVPGFGSSPEGGAMGEGFGDFLGATYEDAVSTTGYGKACVGEWDATAYSSSDPTCLRRLDNNKVYPKDITNEVHDDGEIWAQGQYEMAEAFGRDVATKIILQSHWSLTPNAKFRDGAKAIKQADALLYGGQHAAEIDRIWTARGISTN comes from the coding sequence ATGTTAAATAAAAAAATGGTGGCAATGGCAATGACTGTGCCATTAGTAATGGGGACGATTTCTACGGTTTCGGCATTGGAAAAACAACAGCAAGTAAAGCTAGAAGCTTATTCACCACAGAAAAAAGCAATTGAATATTTAAAAGGACATGCTACGGAATATGGATTGAAGGCGGACCTTTCAGACTTACAATATATTTCTACAACAGAAACATCAGCAGCTTCATATGTTAGGTTCCAACAAGTAGTTAATGGTGCTCCTGTATTTTCAAAACAAATTACAGTTACTCTTAATGGACAGGGGCAAGGAGTACTGGCTGTTTCTGATTACCAGGCGGTTCAAAGTGTGAAAGAAGTAGCAAAAAAGATTAGTGAAAAAGATGCTGAACAAAAATCAATGGCGTATGTTGGAGGAGAAAGCGAGCAAAATCTATGGGCTCCTACAGAGAAAGAATTCGGATATATTGTTGAAGAAGGAGTCGCTATTCCAGTATATAAAGTTGTAGTCCATTCTAATAATCCATTCGGTGCATGGGAAACATTTATTGATGCGGAAAACGGAAAGTTAATTAAAAAGGTCGATATAAACCGAAAAGCAGAAGGAACAGGGAAAGTATTTTTGCCTAATCCTGTTGTATCAAGTGGTAGTTTAGCAGGGTTAAAGGATAATAACGATGCAGATTCTACAGCTTTAAATAATCAACTAAAAACAGTTACTTTAAAGGGTCTAGATGGTACAGGATTTTTAATTGGGGAGTACGTAACAATTTCTTCAAAAGCGAAGACGAAATCTACAAACTTACAATTTAACTTTACACGTGCAAATGATAGTTTTGAAGATGTTATGTCGTATTATCATATTGATACATTACAAAGGTACATTCAAGGATTAGGCTTTAAAAATATTAATAATCGTTCGATTAAAGTGAATGTAAATGGTACAACTGATGATAATTCATTCTATTCACCATCAACGAAAGCTTTAACTTTCGGTACTGGTGGAGTAGATGATGCGGAAGATGCAGGCATTATCGCGCATGAATACGGACATTCAATTCAAGATAATCAAGTGCCTGGATTCGGAAGTTCACCAGAAGGTGGAGCGATGGGAGAAGGGTTTGGAGACTTCTTAGGTGCTACTTATGAAGATGCAGTGTCGACAACAGGTTACGGAAAAGCATGTGTTGGAGAATGGGATGCGACTGCTTACTCTAGTTCAGATCCAACATGCTTACGCCGATTAGATAATAATAAAGTATATCCGAAAGATATTACGAATGAAGTACATGATGATGGGGAAATTTGGGCTCAAGGCCAATACGAAATGGCAGAGGCTTTTGGCCGTGATGTAGCAACAAAAATTATTTTACAATCACATTGGTCATTAACGCCAAATGCTAAATTCCGTGATGGAGCGAAAGCAATTAAGCAAGCGGATGCTCTTTTATACGGCGGACAACACGCAGCTGAAATTGATCGAATTTGGACAGCGAGAGGAATTAGTACGAATTAA
- the aspS gene encoding aspartate--tRNA(Asn) ligase produces MDQIMKRSLTRECTEHSGKIVLLQGWVKKIRHLGNVSFLLLRDRTGVIQCVLENELAGYKVDVESVVEVIGEIVETPKTELGIEVLAREVKVLNGAEPLPFEINKKKLQVGLDQLLNERVLSLRHERIAAIFKVKSTLVQSFSELLIENDFTRIFTPKIVSQGAEGGANVFKLPYFQKEAYLAQSPQFYKQMMVAGGLERVFEIAPVYRAEHHNSSRHLNEYISLDVELGFINDFYEVMQLETHVLRYMFQQVGETCEKELQLLQIKVPVITEIPKITLSEAQEILKSKYRKESPIGDLDTEGEKLLGKYVKETYNSEFVFITHYPKEARPMYTMQNKENSAITDSFDLLYKGLEITSGAQRIHNYDMLLASFKEKGLHPEKFQSYLDTFRYGCPPHGGFGIGLERIVYKFLELTNVREASAFPRDCTRLIP; encoded by the coding sequence ATGGATCAAATAATGAAGCGTTCACTCACACGAGAATGTACGGAGCATAGCGGAAAGATTGTATTACTACAAGGGTGGGTAAAAAAGATTCGTCATCTAGGTAATGTTAGTTTTTTATTATTACGGGACCGAACGGGAGTTATTCAATGTGTATTAGAAAACGAGTTAGCTGGATACAAAGTAGATGTTGAAAGTGTCGTCGAAGTAATTGGTGAAATAGTAGAGACACCGAAAACAGAATTAGGTATTGAAGTACTTGCGCGTGAAGTGAAAGTATTAAATGGTGCAGAGCCACTTCCATTTGAAATAAATAAAAAGAAGCTACAAGTTGGCTTAGATCAACTGTTGAATGAGCGGGTATTATCGTTAAGACATGAGCGAATCGCGGCGATTTTTAAAGTGAAATCGACACTCGTTCAAAGCTTTAGTGAATTACTAATAGAGAACGATTTCACACGTATATTTACGCCGAAAATTGTCTCACAAGGGGCAGAAGGAGGAGCAAATGTTTTTAAGCTTCCATATTTCCAAAAAGAAGCGTATTTAGCTCAATCACCACAATTTTATAAACAAATGATGGTAGCGGGAGGACTCGAACGTGTTTTTGAAATTGCTCCTGTGTACCGGGCTGAACATCATAACTCTTCACGACATTTAAATGAATATATATCGTTAGATGTAGAGCTTGGATTTATAAATGATTTTTATGAAGTGATGCAATTAGAAACGCATGTTTTACGATATATGTTTCAACAAGTAGGAGAAACATGCGAGAAAGAACTACAACTATTACAAATAAAAGTACCCGTCATTACTGAAATACCGAAAATCACATTGTCAGAGGCACAAGAGATCTTGAAAAGTAAGTATCGTAAAGAATCACCGATTGGGGATTTAGATACAGAAGGTGAAAAGTTACTAGGGAAATATGTGAAGGAAACATATAATAGTGAATTTGTTTTCATTACACATTATCCGAAAGAAGCGAGACCAATGTATACGATGCAAAATAAAGAGAACTCCGCCATTACTGATTCATTCGACTTATTATATAAAGGGTTGGAAATAACATCAGGGGCACAGCGAATTCATAACTATGACATGTTACTTGCTTCTTTTAAAGAAAAAGGATTACATCCAGAGAAATTTCAATCTTATTTAGATACATTCCGATACGGTTGTCCACCACATGGTGGTTTTGGGATAGGGTTAGAAAGGATTGTATATAAATTTTTAGAATTAACAAACGTCCGAGAGGCGAGTGCTTTTCCGAGAGATTGTACACGTCTTATACCATAA
- a CDS encoding sodium-dependent transporter produces the protein MKQTEQWTSKLGFIMAAAGSAIGLGAIWKFPYIAGKSGGGAFFLIFILFTVLIGLPLLIAEFMIGRSTQKQAVGAFKSIAPNTGWHWIGRLGVGTCFILLSFYSVVGGWVLIYLFRGITGQLITPGQNYSALFTETIGNPTWAIIGHFAFMFITIWVVSKGVQNGIEKASKYMLPALFVLFVALIIRSLTLDNAMQGVKFFLQPDFSKITSESILFAMGQSFFAISIGISIMVTYSSYLNKKESLPKSAVTIVGLNLFVSLFAGLAIFPAVFSLGMEPTEGPGLLFIVLPSVFSQIPFGGFFVTVFLALFTFATLTSAFSLLETVVSALANGEQEKRNKLSWIIGFCIFLVGIPSVLSFGIWSDITIFGKNIFDAVDFLSSNILMPLGALFISIFVSFKMEKKVLEAEFFVGGNYGKKVFTCWAFLLRFIAPLAIIIVFLNVIGII, from the coding sequence ATGAAACAGACGGAGCAATGGACTTCGAAATTAGGTTTTATAATGGCAGCAGCAGGATCAGCAATTGGACTAGGTGCAATATGGAAGTTTCCTTATATCGCTGGAAAGAGCGGGGGAGGGGCATTCTTTTTAATCTTTATATTATTTACTGTATTAATTGGACTACCGCTACTAATAGCTGAATTTATGATTGGACGCAGTACACAAAAACAAGCAGTTGGAGCATTTAAAAGTATCGCGCCAAATACAGGATGGCACTGGATTGGACGTCTTGGGGTTGGAACTTGTTTTATATTGCTATCATTTTATAGTGTTGTAGGTGGCTGGGTTTTAATTTATTTATTCCGGGGAATAACAGGCCAACTTATTACTCCAGGGCAAAATTATAGTGCATTATTCACAGAGACAATTGGAAATCCCACTTGGGCCATTATCGGTCATTTTGCTTTTATGTTCATTACGATATGGGTTGTATCAAAAGGTGTACAAAATGGGATTGAAAAAGCAAGTAAATATATGCTACCAGCATTGTTCGTTTTATTTGTCGCCCTTATTATTCGTTCATTAACACTGGATAATGCGATGCAAGGCGTGAAGTTTTTCTTACAACCAGATTTTTCGAAAATCACTTCAGAAAGTATTTTATTCGCAATGGGCCAATCATTCTTTGCGATTAGTATAGGGATTTCGATTATGGTTACGTATAGTTCCTATTTAAATAAAAAAGAAAGTTTACCAAAATCAGCAGTTACGATTGTTGGGTTAAATTTATTTGTTTCTTTATTTGCGGGTCTTGCTATTTTCCCGGCAGTATTTTCATTAGGAATGGAGCCGACGGAGGGGCCTGGATTACTATTTATCGTATTACCATCTGTATTTAGTCAAATTCCATTTGGTGGATTTTTCGTAACAGTATTTCTTGCACTATTTACATTTGCGACATTAACATCGGCATTTTCTCTACTAGAAACGGTCGTTTCAGCATTAGCAAATGGTGAGCAAGAAAAAAGAAACAAACTATCATGGATTATCGGTTTTTGTATTTTCCTAGTAGGTATTCCATCAGTACTTTCATTTGGCATATGGAGTGATATTACGATCTTCGGTAAAAATATTTTTGATGCAGTAGATTTCTTATCTAGCAATATATTAATGCCACTCGGAGCACTATTTATTAGTATTTTCGTTTCATTCAAAATGGAAAAAAAGGTGCTAGAAGCAGAGTTTTTTGTAGGTGGAAATTATGGAAAGAAAGTATTTACTTGTTGGGCATTTTTACTTCGATTTATAGCGCCACTTGCAATAATCATCGTCTTTTTAAATGTAATAGGAATTATTTAA
- a CDS encoding alpha/beta fold hydrolase has protein sequence MIIKANLIETGKYMHIRGKKIYVETHGNPKNNPVLYLHGGPGESCYDFSYHQAERLKDSLFVIMIDQRGVCRSEEITEDEAFGLNDLIEDCEELKKVLQIEKWSIIGHSFGGYLALLYAATYPNSIERIIFEGPTFDFALTSRALLQKTGHLLKKYGKEEVAEESLAYSSGNASSKELLEAYIRLSAELEEKRMEIYNYKEDETDDSLYSDEEWDVFSNRSNIHFDRLKLEGACHTSLLSKIKEVENPMLLIVGKYDVVTCEKQIETFNKDARNGKYIVFEESGHTPHYEEAERFAETIIQFLK, from the coding sequence ATGATTATAAAGGCGAATTTGATAGAAACTGGGAAATACATGCATATTAGAGGGAAGAAGATATACGTTGAAACGCATGGAAATCCTAAAAATAATCCAGTCTTATACTTGCATGGTGGACCAGGAGAAAGTTGCTATGATTTTTCATATCATCAAGCGGAACGTTTAAAAGATTCTTTATTTGTAATTATGATAGATCAAAGAGGTGTTTGTCGCTCAGAAGAAATTACTGAAGACGAAGCTTTTGGATTAAATGATTTGATTGAAGACTGTGAGGAACTAAAAAAAGTATTACAAATTGAGAAGTGGTCTATAATTGGACATTCTTTCGGTGGATATTTAGCATTGTTATATGCAGCGACATATCCAAACTCAATAGAGAGAATCATATTTGAAGGTCCGACTTTCGATTTTGCATTAACAAGTAGAGCTTTATTACAAAAGACAGGGCATTTATTAAAAAAGTATGGAAAAGAAGAAGTAGCAGAAGAGTCTCTTGCTTATTCATCTGGCAATGCTAGTTCAAAAGAGTTGTTAGAAGCTTATATAAGACTAAGCGCTGAATTAGAAGAAAAAAGAATGGAGATATACAATTATAAAGAAGATGAAACTGATGATAGTTTATATAGTGACGAAGAGTGGGATGTATTTTCAAATCGTTCCAACATCCATTTTGATAGATTAAAATTAGAGGGAGCCTGTCATACATCATTATTATCTAAAATAAAAGAAGTAGAAAATCCAATGTTATTAATTGTAGGAAAATATGATGTAGTAACGTGTGAAAAACAAATTGAAACATTTAATAAAGATGCTCGAAATGGTAAGTATATCGTGTTTGAAGAGAGTGGTCATACACCACACTATGAGGAAGCAGAACGATTTGCTGAAACAATTATTCAGTTTTTGAAATAA
- a CDS encoding nucleotidyltransferase family protein: protein MTIKTEQDIIQLIQNDPWMMNVLQMAKSLALPDWWICAGFVRSKIWDTLHNYAVRTATPDVDVIYYDPLHKDETYEQSLEQKLANMDAAIPWSVKNQTRMHVVNGMPPYSSSVDAISKFPETATALGVSLDEQNKVILTSPCGIGDVLSLQVKPTLHFLETKERIHMYKKRVMKKNWQSKWPSITITYPEIK, encoded by the coding sequence ATGACTATTAAAACCGAACAAGATATTATTCAATTGATCCAAAATGATCCGTGGATGATGAATGTATTACAAATGGCAAAATCACTAGCGCTACCTGATTGGTGGATTTGCGCTGGGTTTGTTCGTTCTAAAATTTGGGATACTTTACATAACTACGCAGTAAGAACGGCTACGCCAGATGTCGATGTCATTTATTATGATCCATTACATAAAGATGAGACGTACGAACAATCATTAGAACAGAAGCTGGCGAATATGGATGCCGCTATCCCTTGGTCAGTAAAAAATCAAACTCGCATGCATGTAGTGAATGGAATGCCACCATACTCTTCTTCTGTTGATGCTATTTCTAAATTTCCCGAAACAGCAACCGCTCTTGGTGTTTCTTTGGACGAACAAAACAAAGTCATATTAACATCTCCATGCGGAATTGGAGATGTGCTTTCATTACAAGTGAAACCTACACTTCATTTTCTTGAAACGAAAGAACGAATACATATGTACAAAAAAAGAGTTATGAAAAAGAATTGGCAAAGCAAATGGCCTAGCATTACAATTACTTATCCTGAAATAAAATAG